The window TACCTATCTTGCCGATGGGTGAGTCGGTAAGACCTTTTTCTGAAATTAGTTTTAGAACTATTGCTGTACTACTTAGGGCAGTAAGTATGCCTAAAAGTATGGCATTTAGATAGTTATAATACATGGTTCCAATGATAAAAAATATAGCAAAGGTACCTATAACCTGAATAAAACCTCCAATGAAAACATATCTTTTTAATCTAATCAATTTATCTATTGAGAACTCCAGTCCGAGGGTAAAAAGTAGGAGTATTATGCCGATTTCAGAAATGGCTTCTATTGTATGACTATTAGATATAAGTTTTAGTCCATTCGGACCAATAATAGCACCTGTAAGAATAAAACCTATTATTGGATGTATTTTCAATTTTGTTAAAATTGTGGTGATAACAACTGAAGATCCTAACAGTATTATGATATATAAAAAGATATTATTTTCCATCTAACCCCTGTGGCTTAGAGATATTATAATATCCTTTGTGAGATTATAAATTTTTTGAACGGAGAGTTTTTCTAATTTTTCATCGGGGCTGTGGGGGTTATGAATATTAGGCCCTAATGAGATAATATCCAGAAAAGGGTTCTTTTGTGAGAAAACACCACATTCAAGACCAGCATGAATCACTTTTATATTTGGTTGTTCGTTGAAAAGTTTTCTATAGGATCTGATACCTTCCTCAAGCAACGTTGAGTTTTCCTTTGGAACCCATCCTGGATAATCACAGCAGTAATAATAAGAAAACCCAGTGAGCTTTTTTTCGATATTTTTTTTGAGTAGATCCATTGCACCATCTGTGGTACTTCTTAAACTTTCTACAATGATTAGTGTATTGTTTGCCAACTCTATCTTTGCAAGATTTGAAGATGTTTCGATACCTTGAAACCTCCCTTTCATTCTGGTAAATACCCCATGATTTAATTTAGAGAGGGTTTTTAAAATCTCTTTGAAGTAGAATAATACCCCACGATGTTGGGTAACATGGGAGATTGTAAGTTTAGCGTTATCTAAAGGGTATCTTTGGCAGATCTGGTAAAAGATCCTATTTATATCTTCCTTTGTATAATTGGTTAAAAGAGCTGCTGATGCACTTCTTGGTATTGCATTGTGGGCTGTTCCCCCTCTGATATCTAAAATGTATTCAACTTCGATTGCAATCATTAGTTCTGTTAAGAGTTTAATTGCATTTGCATAACCTTTGTCTATGTCTATACCTGAATGACCACCATTTAACCCATCTATCTCTATATGGGTAACTGTAATATTTTCTGAGGTTTTACTTGATAATTCCTTTTTGATAATCATATCTGTGCCACCAGCACAGCCTACTATGAAGGTATTGTCCTCTTCTGAGTCAAGATTTATTAGGTAACGGCTATTTAAAAATGACTTATCAAGATGTTTGGCTCCATTTAGGCCAGTCTCTTCATCGACGGTAAAAAGTAAAGAGATATTCCGGGTACTTGACATCAGCTCCTCTTTAAGGCACATCGAAATTGCCATACCTATTCCGTTGTCTGCACCTAAACTTGTTTTGTTTGCTTTTATGTAGACTCCGTCGTCTGTTAGGGTAATTGGGTCTTTTTCAAAATCATGGTTTGAATCTTTTGTTTTTTCACATACCATATCCACGTGGGATTGTAATATGATCTGTGGGGTTGTTTCAGGGGGAT of the Calditerrivibrio sp. genome contains:
- the pepD gene encoding beta-Ala-His dipeptidase, which produces MLEKILNYFSEISKIPRCSKQESAIVQYIQKWAIAKGFKYMTDPYGNTLVYPPETTPQIILQSHVDMVCEKTKDSNHDFEKDPITLTDDGVYIKANKTSLGADNGIGMAISMCLKEELMSSTRNISLLFTVDEETGLNGAKHLDKSFLNSRYLINLDSEEDNTFIVGCAGGTDMIIKKELSSKTSENITVTHIEIDGLNGGHSGIDIDKGYANAIKLLTELMIAIEVEYILDIRGGTAHNAIPRSASAALLTNYTKEDINRIFYQICQRYPLDNAKLTISHVTQHRGVLFYFKEILKTLSKLNHGVFTRMKGRFQGIETSSNLAKIELANNTLIIVESLRSTTDGAMDLLKKNIEKKLTGFSYYYCCDYPGWVPKENSTLLEEGIRSYRKLFNEQPNIKVIHAGLECGVFSQKNPFLDIISLGPNIHNPHSPDEKLEKLSVQKIYNLTKDIIISLSHRG